Proteins encoded in a region of the Zunongwangia endophytica genome:
- a CDS encoding RagB/SusD family nutrient uptake outer membrane protein translates to MIKYIKLKTIALSAITALVFTSCSDDFTEVESKGSVSYGNFWKTADDAELAINGMYDEMKTSEMFGRGFFWYINASDDMITGRIKADADNVKNFVCTGDEGYTANMYPRAFKVIRRANDILKNVPEMNISEDMKNQAMGEAYFMRGFFYFWLAHSYGDDGENGGIPIITVDNMEDPAGSYERPTSVQANYEQIVKDLESAAELLPLFTEMSSADYGHAHKDAANAYIAKTYLYWSQYDESKYADVVTYADKVINSGSGRALIDTDNPDQDYRLLHSHLNNWTSEYIWSVNSGVNGGSILTGVMLENKGWSKYNGWGYYQPTEELYESFEEDDARREVTILKYGDEFPYFGENRSYYSENSLSGFQFNKYMYEFGGESPIGTNVNSNGDDPSTTYNVPLLRFAEVLLMKSEALIMQGQNGDEPLNKVRDRAGLNAISGATIEDLKHERRVELAGEFANRHFDLVRWGDAEDVYSKPLHGRIHSDRTNPDSDYTIQEVWSSRNYDPTYMHVWPLPTTVIEGSGISQNIGW, encoded by the coding sequence ATGATAAAATATATAAAACTTAAAACTATTGCACTTTCAGCCATAACGGCTTTAGTGTTCACTTCCTGCTCAGATGATTTTACCGAGGTAGAGTCTAAGGGAAGTGTTTCTTACGGGAATTTCTGGAAAACAGCAGATGATGCAGAATTAGCCATCAACGGCATGTATGACGAAATGAAAACTTCAGAAATGTTTGGACGAGGTTTCTTTTGGTACATCAATGCTTCTGATGATATGATTACCGGTCGTATTAAAGCCGATGCCGACAATGTGAAAAACTTTGTATGTACCGGGGACGAAGGATATACCGCTAATATGTATCCAAGAGCTTTTAAAGTGATTCGCAGAGCCAATGATATTTTAAAGAATGTCCCAGAAATGAATATCAGTGAGGATATGAAAAATCAGGCCATGGGAGAAGCATATTTTATGCGTGGTTTTTTCTACTTCTGGTTAGCACATAGTTATGGTGATGACGGTGAAAATGGAGGAATCCCGATTATTACCGTAGATAATATGGAAGATCCTGCAGGAAGCTACGAGCGTCCAACAAGCGTTCAGGCAAATTACGAGCAGATTGTAAAAGATCTTGAGTCGGCTGCAGAATTGTTACCACTTTTTACAGAGATGTCTAGCGCAGATTATGGTCACGCACATAAAGATGCGGCTAATGCTTATATCGCTAAAACATACTTATACTGGTCTCAATATGATGAGAGTAAATATGCAGATGTTGTTACTTATGCCGATAAAGTAATTAATTCAGGATCGGGTAGAGCTTTGATCGATACCGATAATCCAGATCAAGATTATCGATTATTACACAGTCATTTAAATAACTGGACCAGTGAATATATCTGGTCGGTAAACTCTGGAGTAAACGGAGGAAGCATTCTTACTGGTGTAATGCTAGAAAATAAAGGATGGAGTAAATACAATGGTTGGGGATACTATCAACCAACCGAAGAGTTGTATGAGTCATTTGAAGAAGATGACGCTCGTAGAGAAGTGACTATATTAAAATATGGTGATGAATTTCCATATTTCGGAGAAAACAGAAGTTATTATTCAGAAAACTCATTATCTGGATTTCAGTTTAATAAATATATGTATGAGTTCGGAGGAGAGTCTCCTATAGGAACAAATGTAAACAGCAATGGTGATGATCCATCAACCACTTATAATGTGCCCCTCTTGCGTTTTGCTGAAGTTTTATTGATGAAGTCTGAAGCTTTAATTATGCAAGGCCAAAACGGAGATGAACCACTTAATAAAGTAAGAGATCGTGCTGGTTTAAATGCAATTTCGGGAGCTACTATAGAAGACCTAAAACACGAACGTCGAGTAGAATTAGCAGGAGAATTTGCAAACCGTCATTTCGATTTAGTACGTTGGGGCGATGCCGAAGATGTTTATAGCAAGCCACTACACGGGCGAATTCACAGTGATAGAACTAATCCAGATTCCGATTATACAATTCAGGAAGTTTGGTCATCGAGAAACTACGATCCTACATATATGCATGTTTGGCCATTGCCAACAACTGTAATCGAAGGTTCAGGAATATCCCAAAACATCGGTTGGTAA
- a CDS encoding SusC/RagA family TonB-linked outer membrane protein: MCVGRHGSIHAKRNSSLKIGWDATSGVTIVANNNGNGTVTDFDGNFLLEVNEEEGNITSSYIGFKSQTINYSGNETFEIALEESVDALDEIVLIGYGSSEKRDLTSAVASVGNMENLESRPVSNFSDFLQGNLPGVTVTQDGGDPSSSSNITIRGLGTLNGQEPLTVVDGVPYYGPPINPNDIESVSVLKDAASAAIYGAQASSGVIVIQTKKGKTGKMRVNLDTYAGFQSANNLPTPLNAEENNFVYNTAADNAGASRVSAHNPEKNPWGAVTRTDWMDEIFRDAAIYNVNANISGASEKASYLTSFGYNKVEGVLKGTSKDRYSFRVKSDYDFNDKITIGENVYFSKSEAVGTNTSNGYSGAIINAIYMPAAADVYNEDGTYQGVVPQRLSDFGGAYGDVYNPVALLERPTISNPVNYLNANVYLNYDILDGLSFKTNYSYALTDTKSKRFQPRVPEIGRSDAQNYLYQSYSNENRWIWDNQLNYKKSFGKHNLDLTAIYSSQHTDYEYYYQEGRGFANEGEFNHYMGNATSLQPAQTDVYEDVLTSAIGRVMYNFDRTYYLSASIRRDETSRLAPDNKSDYFPSVSGAVRLSNLPAIEDINNLSDLKLRASWGQIGNINTVGYYSFDVPMQTSLAVMGEQGTYDSNGLYLGRQSNSNLKWETSESFDLGLDASLFKNKLSITADYFSKKTKGMIIPGLADAHQGFEAPDVNGGEVKNTGWELSVSYTEKINDFSYNIFGNISQIDNELVNLNGYNDAGIDFIQHSNDVRGVLRPFRSAVGENLYSYYLVPQTGIFQSQEEINAYTNNNGDLIQPNAKPGDFKFEDTNGDGKIDSGDRKFSGSYLPDFTYSFGLNFDYKNFDLSALFQGVSGAKAFNAYKYSTYNASLQGYNLDNRVLNAWSPENTGSDIPRLATSDDNSNFGTNSTWYLENASYLRLKNITLGYTLPTTTMNSIFEGSSLRIYASADNVFTITDYEGMDPEVGNNGLDVGRYPLSSKYVVGLSLSF; the protein is encoded by the coding sequence CTCAATACACGCTAAAAGGAACAGTAGTCTCAAAATCGGATGGGATGCCACTTCGGGGGTTACAATTGTTGCTAATAATAATGGTAACGGAACGGTTACTGATTTTGATGGTAACTTTCTCTTAGAAGTTAACGAGGAAGAAGGAAATATCACTTCAAGTTATATAGGCTTTAAATCTCAAACTATAAATTATAGCGGTAATGAGACTTTTGAAATTGCTTTAGAAGAATCTGTTGATGCCTTAGATGAAATTGTACTTATTGGTTACGGTTCTTCAGAGAAAAGAGACCTTACTTCAGCAGTAGCTTCAGTAGGAAATATGGAGAATTTAGAGAGCCGCCCGGTTTCAAATTTCTCTGATTTTTTACAAGGAAACTTACCTGGGGTAACAGTTACCCAAGATGGTGGAGATCCTTCTTCGTCTTCTAATATTACCATTCGCGGTTTAGGAACGTTGAATGGACAAGAACCGTTAACTGTTGTTGATGGTGTTCCTTATTACGGACCTCCTATAAATCCAAATGATATAGAATCTGTAAGTGTTTTAAAAGATGCAGCTTCTGCAGCTATTTATGGTGCACAAGCTTCCTCTGGAGTAATTGTAATTCAAACTAAAAAAGGAAAAACCGGGAAGATGCGTGTAAATCTGGATACTTATGCAGGTTTCCAATCAGCAAATAATCTACCAACTCCTCTTAATGCAGAAGAAAACAATTTTGTATACAATACCGCAGCCGATAATGCAGGAGCTTCTAGAGTATCTGCGCACAATCCAGAGAAAAATCCTTGGGGAGCGGTAACTCGTACCGATTGGATGGACGAAATTTTTAGAGATGCAGCTATTTATAATGTGAATGCAAATATTAGTGGCGCTTCTGAAAAAGCAAGTTATTTAACCTCTTTTGGGTATAATAAAGTAGAAGGCGTACTAAAAGGTACAAGTAAAGATCGATACTCTTTTCGAGTGAAATCTGACTATGATTTTAATGACAAAATTACCATTGGTGAGAATGTATATTTCTCAAAATCTGAAGCAGTTGGTACGAATACTTCGAATGGATATTCAGGAGCAATTATCAATGCTATTTATATGCCGGCAGCAGCAGATGTTTATAATGAAGACGGAACTTACCAGGGTGTAGTGCCACAACGTTTATCAGATTTTGGTGGTGCGTATGGTGATGTTTACAATCCTGTAGCATTATTGGAACGTCCTACGATTAGCAATCCTGTAAATTACCTGAATGCTAACGTGTATTTAAACTATGATATTCTTGACGGCTTAAGCTTTAAGACCAATTATTCTTATGCTTTAACCGATACTAAAAGTAAGCGTTTTCAGCCTAGAGTTCCAGAAATTGGAAGATCTGATGCTCAAAATTATTTATACCAAAGTTATTCTAATGAGAACCGTTGGATCTGGGATAATCAGTTAAACTATAAGAAGTCTTTTGGGAAACATAATTTAGATCTTACCGCAATTTATTCTTCTCAGCATACCGATTATGAGTATTATTACCAGGAAGGTAGAGGTTTTGCAAACGAAGGAGAGTTTAACCATTATATGGGAAATGCAACTTCTCTACAGCCTGCACAAACCGATGTGTATGAAGATGTTTTAACATCAGCCATAGGTAGAGTAATGTATAACTTCGATCGTACGTATTATCTATCTGCGAGTATTCGTAGAGATGAAACTTCCAGATTGGCTCCAGATAATAAATCAGATTATTTCCCATCGGTTTCAGGAGCGGTACGTTTGTCTAATTTACCGGCAATCGAAGACATCAACAATCTTAGCGATTTAAAACTAAGAGCTTCTTGGGGGCAGATAGGAAATATCAATACAGTAGGTTACTACTCTTTTGATGTGCCAATGCAAACAAGTTTAGCCGTAATGGGCGAGCAAGGTACTTATGATTCTAACGGATTGTATTTAGGTCGCCAATCAAATTCAAATTTGAAATGGGAAACTTCAGAATCTTTTGATTTAGGTTTAGATGCTAGTCTATTTAAAAATAAGCTTAGCATTACTGCAGATTACTTTTCTAAGAAAACCAAAGGGATGATTATACCAGGTTTAGCTGATGCTCATCAAGGTTTCGAAGCACCAGATGTAAACGGTGGCGAAGTGAAAAACACAGGATGGGAGCTATCTGTTTCTTATACAGAAAAGATAAATGATTTTAGCTACAACATCTTTGGTAATATAAGTCAAATCGATAATGAGTTAGTGAACTTAAACGGTTACAATGATGCAGGAATCGATTTTATTCAACATAGTAATGATGTGAGAGGTGTTTTAAGACCTTTTAGATCTGCAGTAGGAGAGAATTTATATTCTTACTATTTGGTGCCACAAACCGGAATATTTCAGTCTCAAGAAGAAATTAATGCATATACCAATAATAACGGTGATTTAATTCAACCTAATGCAAAACCTGGAGATTTCAAATTTGAAGATACAAATGGAGATGGTAAAATCGATAGTGGTGACCGTAAATTCTCAGGAAGTTACTTACCAGATTTTACGTATAGTTTCGGTTTGAATTTCGATTACAAAAATTTCGATTTAAGTGCATTATTCCAGGGAGTTTCAGGAGCAAAAGCATTTAATGCTTACAAATATTCTACTTACAATGCTTCTTTACAAGGTTATAATTTAGATAATCGTGTTTTAAATGCGTGGAGTCCTGAAAATACAGGGTCTGATATTCCAAGATTAGCTACTAGCGATGATAATTCAAACTTCGGAACTAATTCTACATGGTACTTAGAAAATGCTTCTTACCTGCGTTTGAAAAATATTACGCTAGGATACACATTGCCGACAACTACGATGAATAGCATTTTTGAAGGTTCTTCCTTAAGAATTTATGCTTCAGCTGATAATGTGTTTACCATTACCGATTACGAAGGGATGGATCCTGAAGTAGGTAACAACGGGCTAGATGTAGGTAGATATCCATTGTCTTCTAAATATGTAGTTGGTTTATCCTTATCATTTTAA